Proteins from a genomic interval of Planctomycetia bacterium:
- a CDS encoding VOC family protein, translating to MSGTTITPYLFFGGRCEEAMAFYGQAVGAEIVMMMRYNESPDAPPPGMLQPGFENKVMHATVTIQGATLMASDGCDERLNFGGFKLALSLPTEAQATKAFGALSDGGSVQMPPTKTFWSPCFGMLTDRFGVEWMVTVTTDAGAK from the coding sequence ATGAGCGGAACGACGATTACGCCCTATTTGTTCTTTGGCGGGCGATGCGAGGAAGCGATGGCGTTCTACGGCCAGGCCGTGGGCGCGGAGATCGTGATGATGATGCGGTACAATGAAAGCCCCGATGCGCCGCCGCCGGGAATGTTGCAGCCGGGCTTCGAGAACAAGGTGATGCACGCGACGGTCACGATTCAAGGTGCGACGTTGATGGCGTCCGACGGTTGCGACGAGCGACTGAACTTCGGCGGGTTTAAATTGGCGTTGTCACTTCCGACGGAAGCCCAGGCAACGAAGGCGTTTGGCGCGCTCTCCGATGGCGGCAGCGTGCAGATGCCGCCCACGAAGACGTTCTGGTCGCCGTGTTTTGGCATGTTGACTGACCGGTTCGGCGTCGAGTGGATGGTGACCGTAACGACGGACGCCGGCGCGAAATGA
- a CDS encoding YciI family protein: MKYLVLLYAEPGAWPPEEHRVALQESIDLCHTLHARGQYLGAAPLEPVSLAKCVRVRGASPIVSDGPYAETKEQLGGYFLIDVESMDEAIAIAAQIPGARRGTAEIRPVMEVTGLPAPR, translated from the coding sequence ATGAAGTACCTGGTGCTGTTGTACGCTGAACCGGGAGCCTGGCCGCCGGAGGAACATCGGGTGGCGCTGCAGGAATCGATCGACTTGTGTCACACGTTGCACGCGCGAGGGCAGTACTTGGGGGCGGCGCCGCTGGAGCCGGTGTCGCTGGCGAAGTGCGTGCGCGTGCGTGGCGCTTCGCCAATCGTCTCGGACGGACCGTACGCCGAGACGAAAGAGCAGCTTGGCGGTTACTTTTTGATCGACGTCGAGAGCATGGACGAAGCGATCGCGATCGCGGCGCAGATTCCCGGAGCACGGCGCGGGACGGCGGAGATTCGTCCGGTGATGGAGGTGACGGGGTTGCCGGCGCCGCGGTAG
- a CDS encoding MFS transporter has protein sequence MKTPSASEPVIHSASSEKLILLILAAVQFTTIVDFMIVMPLGPQLMRTLNINPAQFGVIVSSYTFAAGAAGLVASSIIDRFARRTTFMVLYAGFLLGTLLCAFAPTYETLVAARVLTGAFGGILGGMAMAIIGDVFPEHRRGRATGSLMTGFSLASVAGVPFGLFLGTNYGWHIPFVALVIGGLPALLLTPFALPALNAHVGKQHAHPLSSLVDTFSQSNHRRAFALIIALMLSSFTVFPYLSAYLVKNVGLTEQRLPLIYIAGGALTLLAAPIIGRLADHFGKLLTFRVIAPGSAILLLIITHLPTTSTAVVVAIFGALMVCNAGRMIPAMAMITSSVASHRRGAFLSANSSVQHIAAGIGAYVGGAIITESPSGQIGRFGIVGWIAAAATLLSLWVAGRVRITDDPRISAESISLAAAAEATADAGEPLADYPELTAPSRVTS, from the coding sequence ATGAAAACCCCCTCCGCCAGCGAGCCCGTCATACATTCTGCCAGCAGCGAAAAGCTCATTCTGCTGATCCTCGCCGCCGTGCAGTTTACGACGATCGTGGACTTCATGATCGTCATGCCGCTCGGCCCGCAGCTCATGCGGACGCTCAACATCAATCCCGCCCAATTCGGCGTGATCGTCTCCTCGTACACCTTCGCCGCCGGCGCCGCCGGACTGGTTGCCTCGTCGATCATCGATCGCTTCGCCCGTCGCACGACCTTCATGGTCCTCTACGCGGGGTTCCTACTCGGCACTCTGCTTTGCGCATTCGCCCCGACGTACGAAACCCTCGTCGCGGCCCGCGTCCTCACCGGCGCCTTCGGAGGCATCCTCGGCGGCATGGCGATGGCCATCATCGGCGACGTCTTCCCCGAACACCGCCGCGGCCGTGCCACCGGCTCCCTCATGACCGGGTTCTCGCTCGCCTCCGTCGCTGGCGTCCCCTTCGGGCTGTTCCTCGGCACGAACTACGGCTGGCATATCCCGTTCGTCGCGCTCGTCATCGGCGGCCTGCCGGCGCTCTTGCTCACTCCCTTCGCGCTCCCCGCGCTCAACGCCCACGTCGGCAAGCAACACGCGCATCCCCTCAGCTCGCTCGTCGACACATTTTCGCAATCGAATCATCGCCGCGCCTTCGCATTGATCATCGCGCTGATGCTCAGCAGCTTCACCGTCTTCCCGTACTTAAGTGCGTACCTCGTCAAGAACGTTGGTCTTACCGAACAGCGACTCCCCCTGATCTACATCGCCGGCGGAGCCCTTACCTTACTCGCCGCCCCCATCATCGGCCGCCTCGCCGATCATTTTGGTAAACTCCTGACCTTCCGCGTCATCGCCCCCGGCTCGGCGATCTTGCTGCTCATCATCACGCACCTGCCGACCACTTCGACCGCCGTCGTCGTAGCGATCTTCGGCGCCCTCATGGTCTGCAATGCCGGACGCATGATTCCCGCGATGGCCATGATCACCAGCAGCGTGGCCTCGCATCGCCGCGGCGCCTTCCTCAGCGCAAACTCGTCCGTGCAGCACATTGCCGCCGGCATCGGCGCCTACGTGGGCGGCGCGATCATCACCGAAAGTCCTTCGGGCCAGATCGGCCGCTTCGGCATAGTCGGCTGGATCGCCGCCGCCGCCACTCTCCTAAGTCTCTGGGTAGCCGGCCGCGTCCGCATCACCGACGACCCGCGAATCTCCGCCGAATCCATCAGCCTCGCAGCCGCCGCAGAAGCCACCGCCGACGCTGGCGAACCGCTGGCGGATTACCCCGAACTCACGGCCCCGAGCCGCGTGACAAGCTAA